The DNA window AGCGCTTGAGTCATCTCCAACTTGTGCGCGTGCCTTGATGTTACGCCATAGATTTGCTTCTACGCTAATCTCGTTAACTTCAGAGGTAATGCTTTTATTAAGGGAGACAAAAACCCCACGAGAGATATACTTGCCCACTTGTATGGAAACTTCATTAGATTCTTCGCCCTCTGATTTGTTAATATCTATGCGGTCTAAGCCGATACTATCCCGAATTCTAGTGAGTACATCAGGGCCTTTGTTGCCTTCTTTGCTTAAATTACTTATCGATTGAGAAAGTTCAGCTCCTTGGAAAGGAGTAATGTCGGTGACGCCTCTTCCAAAAAGTATCCAGGATAATATCTCTCGTTGAGACATAGGAGGATTAGAACGAAAGGCTATGGAGGGGTTTTTTACAGAGCCCTTAAGGATAACTTCCGCCACCATTTTACCTAAATCTTTACTAGCAATCACATAAAGATTGGTTTTTTTATCCGGCTCTCCTGCAAAAGAAATAGTGCCCTCTTTAATATCAAAAGTTTTTCCATTAAAGTTGTAGTCTCCTTCAATGATTTTAACATCTCCAAAAAGCTGAGGGGCCTGAGGGGTACCTTTCACTTTAATTCCTCCTTGCCATAGGCTAGCAAGTGCTTTGCTTTTAATGGCGGTATTAGGAGCTATATCAATTTGCATATCCAATTCTACAGGCCAGGCAGGTTGAGAAGAGTTAAGGAGGGGGGATGTCTCTCCTTCAGGAACATTAATATATCTAACGTCGACAGAGTAGGCGAGTGCGGGAGCTTGTTCAGGAATAGTAATTTGCAGGGAATCAGTAGTAAGATGACCCGTTACCTTGGCTTGACGGGCATTACCTTTAATAATCGCTTCGCCACTAGCTAGGGCTTTAGCAAAGTCAAGGTTTAACAGTTTAATATGTGCTAGTTGGAGATTGAGTGTGAAGGGAAAAGCTAACTCTTTTTTTAATTCTAGCCTACCGCTCCCACGGATCGCACCCTCATTCATATCGAAAGCTTCGAATTCCTGAAGAGTCAGTATTTTATTATTTGCTTCAATTTTAGCATTGAGATGATGAAAAGCCGCCCCGGTAGTCGGACTTTCAAAAGAACCATCCTTAATAATAATGTCTCCGCGCGTATGAAGGTCATTAATTGAACCTGTAACATCTAAAGCGATAGAAGTATGACCTGATATAGAAGAAGACTCTATCTCAAATAAAGGCAAAAAAGGACTAATTTCTCCTTCAGCAGCAAGATGAACCAACAAAGAGTCATACTCGTTTATTTGAATGTCTAAAGGATTAATAGAAAGGTGAATAGGTAATCTAGCATCTATTTCAATAGGTTTTTGGGTAAGGCCTATGATTTGAGCAGAAGCTGCCATGTGGTTTTCTAAAATAGTTCCTACTATACGGGCTTCTAAAGAGGTGGGAGAGTCTAAAGGATCATCGGCTAACCTTATTTGCGATAGATGGGCACGTAGATGACCTTTTAAATTTTCTGGATTGCCTAATAGATCAATCTCACCTTGTAGATAACCCACTAAAGGAGCTTGTAAATGAAGAGGATAAAACAGCTCTGCTGGCAAATCTTGAAATTGAAAACGGGCGGCTGCATAGGCATTTTCTTTTTGGTGCTCGAGAGTAAAAAATAAATGACCGGTGCCTATCCGCAACGATAAAGGAGAAAGTTCAAAGAAATTGTTATATCTAGTAAAAGTAAAAGCTTTTTGCAGATGAAAAGGCTTTTTTTTCAGTTGTCCTTGAAAAAGTTCTATTTTTACGGCAAGCTCCTCACTATTTAATTTCCAGAAACCGTGGGCTTGGGCCGCTAAAATACTCTCCTCATCTTCTTGAATGGATATCCTAAAAGGCCAATAATCTTTCGTCATCTCCACTTTTGTCTCAGCATTTAATCCTATAAGGGCTCCACTACTGCTATAAGCTTTCGTGGCTTTTAAATGCAGATCTGCTTGAGGAAGGCTGAAAGCATTCGTTATATTCCCGGAGAAAATAGCTTCTTCTAAATAAAAATTGTCATAACGTGCTTTGCCTACCTGCCAGGCAAAATCCATATTTTGTAATTCTTTCTTATCTTCGGATGGGCTTGTATCGTAAAACTTTAAGGACAAATTGCTAGAAGTTAAGAGATCGATATTTAAATATTTTTGCAGCAAATAGCTGTTTTTTATGGAGGCTTCTAGATGACCAATAAGCGTTTTAGTCTCTAACTTATAATGAAGATTTCCGGTTAACTTTTCATTCCCATATTCGGCATAAATATCTTTTAAGTGGATCTGTTGCTCGTTCCATTGCCATGGATTATCTATTTTAAATTTCAACTGGTTGTAGATAAAACTTAAAAAAAGTTGCCCTTTTAAAGCCTGTTTATTTGTTTTAATAAAAGTAAATTGTCCTTCTACATCTTCTAAACTTTCATTGCCAACTTTTAGATGGTCTGTCGAAACTTTGAGCTCGATAATAGGATTGATGACCGTACCCGCAAAAGAGCTGATGAATTGCATAGAGCCTTCTATAGGAAAATCTAAAGGATTTTTCCAGCGTGAAAGGTGGGCTACCACTCCCTTTAGCTTGCCTGCCTCTATTTGAAAAGTCGAGGTATTAAGTAAAAGCTCACCTTCAACTTGCAGAGGTCCTATATGGCCCGCTACTGAATGAACATTTAGCCAGCCATCTGGATGGTAGACATATTTTCCGAATATATCCTCAGAGGTTGATTCAATTATTTTAATATCTTCTATCGCGCTGCATTTAAATTGCCCCTGGTAAGATTGATCAGCAGTAAGGGTTCCTCCTAATTCTAGAGCGGCATCATGAGCCAGCTCTAAGCCTAGCCATTGAAAAAGAAGGCTTTGTTTAGGGGCGAGCAGATCTAAATGATAGGTAAAATGGGAGGAGCCTTGACAAGAAAGATTGAGGCGCATTCCTTCTTGATTTAAAGCTTCTTTTTTTAAGGATAGATTGACATGAGCGATATGATTTTGAGGACGAAAAGTTAAAGAGCCAGAAAGATCCAAAGGAAAAAGCTGGGTAGGAAATTCAGGCGGCAAAAGATGAGTATCAATCGTAAGATTTTCAATAGAAAGGTCTGCAAAATGAACATTGTAAGGAAAGATTTTCCAAGAGAGCTTAGGCTTGTCAGCAGGAGAGTTTAATGAGGGAGGCGGGTAATCTAAGAGATGCACATGGTTTAAAGAGACTGCCCGTAAAGCAAAAGTTTTGCTGAGTAAGCGCCAATAGGGAATGGAAAGCTTAATTTCATCTATTGTCAGCCAAATCGATTGGTTGTGCTTAATTTTAACCTTATAAGCAACCCAGTTAAAAGGCAGGGGGAAAGCCAGCTCCTCAATCTCTACTTCATGGCCTGTTTTTTCATGAATGATTTCCGTTAAAAAGGAAAGGATGGCCTTTTGGGCGTGAGAAGTTTGTAGATAACCCCATCCAGCTACAAATATACACATCAGCCCCACTAGAAAAACACATAAAACTTTTTTCATATTAAAATGCCTGCCCAATGCTTAAATAGACTTGAAACTTCTCGTCAATATGATATCTACGGTGTAAAGGAACGGCAAGATCTATCCTTAAAGGACCTACAGGAGTGTTATACCTTAAACCAATACCGGCAGATTGTAAGATCTGTTTGTTGAATTGTGGTAAATAATTTTTAAAGACATTTCCAAAATCATAAAAAATTACCCCTCCCCATGTTTCTGTGGCTCGCCAGCGTCCTTCTAAAGAATAGATCATCATAGAACGCCCGCCTATCGGTTCATTATCATGTAAAGGGCTAACTGTCATGAAATGATAGCCCCGCAAAAGATTTTCATTTCCTGCATAAAAGCGTTCAGAAGGAGGTATGGTATGGCGTTTTTTTCCAAATATCGAGCCAAAAGTTCCTTTAGCGGCGAAAACAAAGCGTTTATCCGCGGTAAGAGGAAGATAAATAAAACCTGTAAAAGTATTAATGCAATAGGCAAATTTGGGATGCAGAATCTGTAAAGAAGGGATGATTTTAACATGGAGGGCCAGGCCTTGCGTGGGATCTAAAATATTATTAGTTTTTTTCCAACGCAGCTGGAAAGGGATTTTAAACAAATTAAAATTTCCATTGTTATCAGAATGCGTATCACGTAAACGTTTAAACATCCCTCCATACGAAAGGCGTGTGTAATCATTAAGCTGCCTTTCAAGAATACCTGAGACACTAAATGAGGAAGCATGAAAACCCTTAGTCGTTTGGCGTTGAAATTCTGCCAGCCAGATAAGATCCTGTTTTGAGCGTTGAAAGTCAGGAATAACGTAAGCTAAAGTTCCTTCTTGGAGGCGTTGAGCCATTAATGCTTTAAAGCTAAGCTTTTCACCGCGGCCTCGAATGTTTCGATGTTCCCATTCACCTAAGATCCCTATGCCATCGTCGGTAGAATATCCTATACCTGCCGCAATGCTACGATGTTTTCCTTCTAATACTTCTATTTCTATGGGAAGTAAGCCTTCTTGTGAAGCACTATCGAGGTGAGTAAGGGAAATAGAGCTAAATAGGCCGGTAGCTTCTAAGGCACCGTGAGTTCTTTCAATCGGCGTAGGATGATAAATGTCTCCTAGGTGCCAGGCAATCTTTTTACTAACAAATTCGGAAGAAACGCGCTGGAGGCCCAAAAACTTTACTTCTCCAAAATAGCATTTAGGCCCTGTATTGACACGAAGGACCACATAAATAGAGTGGGTGGATTGATCGGCAATCACTTCGCGATCTACAATTTTTGCTAGTGGATAGCCCTCTCTTTCTAACTTTAATATTAAAAGCTCTTCGGCATCAAGAATACTTTTAGGAAAGGCGGGACGCCCCAAGGTGAGGCCTAGCTCTGCTTTATCCCCATCAGTATAGAGAGAGGTTAGATCACTTTTAAGGTCTGAAGGGAGAATTTCAAAGCTGGCCAAAGGATAGATGGGCCCGGTATCAATCTTAAAAACTACTTGGGCTGTCTGCTTGTTAAAGTTAATTTCCACATTTACTTTAGCTTGGTAATAGGCTTGGCTATGAAGAGCCTTAATGAGAAGAGGCAGATCTGCTTCAGCACGCCTCTTTAAGCCGCGATTAGTAGAAGGAGGAGAGTTTTGCAGCTCTACGGTTTTAGAGATCGTTTGCAGTAAAGAGAGAGTTTGCTGACTAGAAACCCCCTGAAAAACTACCTGATAAGCTTCGATGGCATATAAAGAAAGGTTCAAAATCACTATAAACATGATCAGGCATAGTATTTTGAAGAAAGAGGCGATCATGCTTTTAAAGTCCTAATTTTCTATTATCCAGCAATAAGGTAAGTATTATTGCCTGATTCTAAATTTTCAACAAGAAAAGAGTCATTTATTTTTGCAAAATAGATTGACTATCAACTAGTTGTTGATCCTTCTTTTCAAAGATTTTTGTAGCCCATAAAGAAAAAAAGAACAAAGGTAGAGAATGGCATGTTTTTTGCTATTAAATAAAAAGTGATGTATGTTTTTTTAGTTTTATTAAGTGGATTTTTTAACTAATTATTATTATAATATAATAATATTAATGGGGGAGATGTATGTCAATTTCTAATGGATTACCTCATTGGCAATCTACCTATCCTTCACGAGAGGGAAATACAGAGGTTAAAAATACTTCTTCATCTCGAGGAGCTATTTTTATAGGGGAAAGAGGGAAGGTAGATCAAGCTGTGCACCAGTTGGCAAGGGCAAATAAATTAAGTGTAGTGGCAGCTGAAAAGCATAAGCCTTTTCAACGCTCTTCCCTTCCAACCGCTAATCCTTTGGTAAAAAAAGTATATAAGCGGACCATTAAATCTACTCCCTCTTTTACTGCAAAGCAAAAAACCCCTCCTAAACCAAACTTTATGTCTTCCAAAGAGCCTGGCTTATATAAAGGTAAGAGGATCTCCTCTTTAGGCTCACAAGAAGATAAAAACATTAATAACATTGCTAAGAGCCAATTTAGCTCTTTCTCTTTTAAGCGAGTATGGGCAGGTTTGCAAAAGATCGGCTTAGCATTCAGGGCGGCTCTTATTATGGCAAGCTCGCCTCTTTTCTCCTTTATTAAATCGATCAAGGCCGCTGTCTTAAATTTCTTCCATAGACAAGACTTGCCCAGTGACTTAACTAAGTTTAACTCTTTTAGAATTAAAAATGACGAAAAAACAGCAGAAGATGCTTATGAAATGATTGCAGGAAAAGGGGTAGATCATACACTTAGCGACTTAAAATTTGATGATGTTCCTGTTGGGGTTCAATTGCCTACTCAATTTTCTTTAGACCTACCAAGAACTGATAATTTTGTTATCAACGGTAAAAATATGTATCCTTATACCGAAAAAACCGCCGAGGATATAAAAAATTGTGGGGAGAAAATATATGAGGTCTTAGGGAAAGAAGAAACTTTAGTAATGGGACGTTTTTTTCATCAGTCCTGCACTGTTGGAGTTGTGTTCAAGTTTATTGATAAAATGCAAGAATTTAATGATACAAATGAAAAGAATAGCCGGTATATAGGTGCGCAAGCTCCGGGAGGCGAGTCTAAAATTGATGTGCAGCAGGGGATGGTTCACTTTTCTTATAAGCTCACTTATCAAATTGTGAGAGAAGAAGACCCCGATACTACGGTAGCTTATTGTGGAATGGAAGCAAGAATTAGTCTGCCTCTGGAAGAATTAAAAAATTTAACAAGCTTAAAGTTAGATGAAGAAGAACAAGGAGAAGAATTTGATTCAGCTAAACAAGAACAACAAAGGATAAGGATAGAAAAGGCTAAAGAGCTTGCTCCTAACTTGCAGGCTACGATTGCCTGTACAAAGTTTTATGCAACCCTTGAAGAGGCTCATGAGGCTAATAAAATTCCTAAAAAAGAAATAAAGGAATAATCCCTAGCGCATGATAAAAAAGATTTGGTTTAAGCCGTATTCAACTCAACCGAATTAGCCTGCCTAGCTTCTAGCTAGGCGATTCAGTGTCCTATCCTCCTAGTGGCAGATCATAAGCTTATTTCCCCAAAGGATCATAAGCGTATCGGTAGGTTTTAAAACTTCTCAACAAATTTACGATCACTTATGCTTTTTTCTTACTCATCTTAAGGTGTAAGAAATGCTTGCTCGCCCAAAAAGCCTAGAAATTTATAGACGTCTTTGTGAAGTGATCCCAGGGGGAGTCAATTCTCCTGTGCGTTCTTGTCAAAATATGCATCAGCCTCCTTTAGTGGTGGAACGTGCTTGGCAAGATCTTCTCTATGACGCGGATGGGCATGCCTATATCGACTATTGCGGCTCCTGGGGAGCTCTCATTCACGGCCATGCGCATCCTCCAATTATAGAAGCGGCACAAAGACGCATGGCTTTAGGCTCTACTTTTGGTATTACGACTTCAATCGAAGAAGAGCTTGCTCGCTATGTCATTACGCTCATAGAATCGATAGACAAAATTCGCTTTGTCTCTTCAGGCACAGAAGCGACAATGAGTGCTATTCGCCTAGCAAGGGGCTACACTCAACGCGAATTAATTATTAAGTTTGTAGGAAATTATCATGGTCATGCGGATTTCTTTCTCGTACAAGCTGGCTCAGGGGTGGCAGGCTTCCTACCTCAAGCTTCATCGCAAGGCATTCCTCCTGAGATAGTTCGCCATACAATTTGCTTGCCATATAATGACATAGAAGGGTGTCGCCAAGTGATGCGCGACTCTAGAACCCGAGAACGCATTGCTGCTGTGATCTTAGAACCGATTGCAGGCAATATGGGCGTGGTTCCTGCTACGCAGGAATTTATCCAAATGTTACGCCAAGAAACTTCTGCGGCAGGTGCTTTATTGATTTTTGATGAAGTCATGACAGGTTTTCGGGTGGGGTTAAAGGGAGCGCAGGGCTTGTATGGCGTTTGTCCTGATCTGACTACTTTTGGGAAAATTATTGGAGGGGGTTTTCCTGCGGCTGCTTTTGGAGGGCGTCGCGATATTATGGATTGCTTGGCTCCCTTAGGGTCTGTTTATCAAGCGGGAACATTATCTGGAAATCCTGTAGCTATGGAAGCTGGTTTACAAGCTCTAAAGCTCTTAAATCAAGAAAATTTTTATGAAGAGCTGCTACGTAAAGCCAATCTTATAACTAAGCCTATTCAGGAATATCTTTTAAGCACAGGCAAGCAGGCTTGCATTCAGCAGGTAGGCTCCATGTTTACGCTGTTTTTCGGTTCTAAAAAAGTTACCCATTTTGGTGATACCAAGCTGTTGGATAACGACATGTTTGCTCGTTTCTTCCGCTATTTATTTGCAAATGGCGTCTATATTCCCCCCTTGCACATTGAGGCATGGTTTGTGTCTCAAGCGCACAGGGAAGAAAATTTAATCAAAACGCGTGATCTTATCTTAAGATTCTTAAAAAAGGAGATGCCTTGATCTTAAAAATAGTTAAGAAGCAAGGAAATTTTCTGCTTTTTTACTCTAAATGGTCCGGGGTTGATTGCCTGAGGCCTTTACAATGACTCTAGCCATGCGATTAGGAATATAGTGATAGGGTAAAATCTCTATATCTACAATGCTAACCGTCTTGAAATCAGCACCTTTTTGAATAGCAGCTTGAATAGCTTGTTGCTGTAACTCTTCTAAGGTCTCCTGGCGATGTTCTAAAGAAACGACAGTATCAATAGTAGCCGAAATGGTAGCAAGGGCAGCACCAAAGGCATTGGCATAATGAGCATAGGGAGGAATAATAAAGCGTCCGTCAAAAAGATGTTGCGGCAATAAAGCAGAGCCTCCTCCAATCATAATCACAGGCAGGGAACGTTCTTCAGGCCCAATTTTTGAGATAAGCTCATAAATCTGTTTGACCACTTCATCGATAACTGCTTTACAACCTTTCCTAGGCAATGATACGTTTTGGGGGCGGGCACCCGCAATATCTACATAGCCTAAAGCTAGAGCGATATCTGTCAGCGTCAATTGCTTTCCTCCAAAGCTGAGCGATTGCGAGAAAGTTTTATTGCCGCAGCTTTTAGGGCCAATATGAATTTTCTCTTGGGTAATTTCGATCTGGCTGCCTCCTCCTAAAGCTATAGAATATACATCAGGCATAGGAAAATTTAAAGTAACTCCTCCTATGCATGAATTATTAAAGCAGCGTCGCGGAATGCCTTTACGAACGATTCCAATATCCGTGGAGGTGCCACCGATATCAATAACAATAGCATCTTCTTTTTGGGCTAGCCGTGATCCTCCAATAAATGAATTGGTAGGGCCGGCTGAGATGGTAAAGATAGGATATTCATTAGCGTTTGCCAAATCCGCTACACTTCCATCGTTTTGCGTAATCCAAAGAGGACAAGCTATGCCAAGATCCCCACAAATAGCCACTAAATTTTTAAACGCGGTAGGCATGACCTGCTTTAAAGCAGCATTTAAAATGGTGGAGTTTTCGCGTTCAATAAAGCCTGCTCCACCAATTTGATGGGAAAGAGAGATAGGCAACTCGCCCTGCGTCATCTCTTGCGCAATTTCTTTTACCAATAGCTCGTGATGAGAATTTAATGAGGCATAGACGCCAATAACCGCTAAGCTTTCAATGTTTTTTTTCAACAATTCTTTTAAAGCCGCTCTAATCTCCGCAGGATTAATGGGTGTGATAGGATCGCCATGGCATTCAAAGCCTCCATTGATAGTAATGGTATCCACATACATGCTTTTTTTAAGAGCAGGAGGCCATAGTAAACAACTAGGTAGAGATTGAGGGTGATGCCCAGCAATGCGAATCACTCCTACGCGGTAAAGATTATCCTGTTGATGAATGGCATTGGCTACCTGAGTAGTTCCTAAAAATATCCCTGTAATATCTTCACGAATAATAGAGGCTTCATCCAGGATTTGCTTTAAAGCTGTTTTGATGCCTGTATTTAAGTCGGGAGTGGTAGCAGTTTTTGCACAGGCAATCACCTCGTTATCAGAGTCTACAAGCACCACATCTGTGTTAGTTCCACCAATGTCAATGCCGATTTTATATTTTTGATTTATTTTCATGTAGTAATACTTAACACGCTACTTTTTGGGCGTGCTTTATGAATGGGTTTATAATCGGTCTCATAGCCAAATTTTCTAGGACCTACCAAGGCAAGCCCTTGAGGGGTGGTCCAAATATCTGGAGCTGGAAGGGCTATCAAATTAACTCGTAGGCCATATTGGAGTAATTCACTGGTAATAGGAGCTCCTGTTTCTTGCTCTAGCAGCATTAAGATATCAGGAGTGGTAGCAATGATTTTACTATTAATTTTTGCTAATAGATATTCATTTTGAAAAATAAGCTCTATTTTATCTTTGGCATTCTGAATGGTAATGGAGCCTTGAAGAAAACCTTTGGAGATTTCGCGATCTATATCCGTAATTTTTCCCGAGCCAATGAAAATACCTTTGCAATGGTTTAAAATAGCTTCTAAAGGGTCTTCTCCTTTTTCTTTTGCCGAGCGGTGAGCTTTTCCTAAGTTAATAGCGCGTGAGATGCTATTAGGTACCGTGCATTCACGGGCCCTAGCGCCGGTAATAGGATAAAACGCAAAGGCGGCTATTGATCCCATCGCAATGGTAGCGCTACGTCCAATTTTTTCTAAAGCAAAGGTGTTTTTAGCATGGATAACTACAGCGTTGTCTAAGCTATCACTAATAAAGCCAGGGTTAGGAGAAACTCCATAAAGGTGACCGGAACTCATCTGAGCTTCCGGGAAGGCACGTCCCATCATATCAGCATCCAGTACCGGTAATCCCATCTGAAGACCCGTGATAATAGGGGTAAACGCGTTGTGGCCCCCAATCTCAAAAGGCATGATAGCGGTAATCTTTTTATTTAAGTTTTTTTCTACAATCTTAAATAGCTCAACATAATCACGTCCAGTAACAATTTTTTCCATTTCAACAGTGGGGGCTCCCATAAAACCTATGGGAATAACAAGAGCCTCAGGCTTTAAATCGGAGTAGTTAAGAATTGAAAGGGAAGCTTTTTTTTCCATCTCATAGCGGGCCATCATGTAAGCATAAGTAGAATCACCCCCTCCTCCCGATCCTAAAATCGCGCTTCCAATGGCTAAGTCATCTAAGTTTTGCAATGTTAGCTTTTTCACTATATTTCCTTTGAATTAAAACAAAAAATGTACCTAAGGATGAGCCAATCGTGGCATCTAAAACGGGAATAGAGGTTAAAGAAACCCCATTTAGACTAGAAAAGCCCATGGCTAATCCCAACATCCAAGCAAGAAAGTGGCAAAGATAATCGTTAGAGGTCACGGTAAGCTTTTTCACTTGCTCAATAAGATAACGGGTAATAATCACACTGCCCATGCTGGCGACAAAAATTCCCATCACATCCAAAACGATGATAAGATGATTGAGAAAATTGAAACAAGACAAGAAAGTGCCTACGCTTCCAAAAAGTAGAGTCCTTAGTTTTTCTGATTTGATCTTTAAAAGCGGTTCTAAGCAGACGGCACCTGAGTATAGATTAATGTTATTTGTGGTCCATCCGGCCAGGATAAGAAATAAAGCTACCCATAAATTCCAAAAATTTCCATTGGAGCGTTTTAAAACATCTAAAATCGTTCCTCCCGAGCTTCCGGCAGCTAAGTAGACGCCTACAATTTCTAGAATAGGGAGGGCTAGCACGAAAATGATGGAAATGCTGATAAACCCATCTTTACTTGTTTTAGCATGGCGATAATAGGTAGGTAAATCGATCACAAAGGCAATAGCTAAAGCGATAACCATCGAGATGCCGGCAAAGGAGAAAGGCATAGAAGAAACCGATGGAGGGGCATCATCGACAGTGAAGAAAGCATAGCCTAAGGTAAGGATTAAAAGGGGTAGACTAAGATTGGATAGAAAATTAATGGACTTAATTCCATAAAGGGCAGCCATGGTAATTAAACTGCCGAGCATAAGATTGGATAGCACACCGGATAAAGCCTGGTTTTTATCCAGGGCTAATAAGTCAAATACACTTAAGCTCATCATATTGAGCTGGATAGCAAACCATCCGACTAACGATACACACATCGTTAAGGCAAAAAAAGTTACTCCTGTTTCCCCAAAATATTCGGTAGCATTCAAAGGTGTAGTCTTTCTTTTCTCGCAGCTCATCTTCGTC is part of the Neochlamydia sp. AcF84 genome and encodes:
- a CDS encoding translocation/assembly module TamB domain-containing protein, with amino-acid sequence MKKVLCVFLVGLMCIFVAGWGYLQTSHAQKAILSFLTEIIHEKTGHEVEIEELAFPLPFNWVAYKVKIKHNQSIWLTIDEIKLSIPYWRLLSKTFALRAVSLNHVHLLDYPPPSLNSPADKPKLSWKIFPYNVHFADLSIENLTIDTHLLPPEFPTQLFPLDLSGSLTFRPQNHIAHVNLSLKKEALNQEGMRLNLSCQGSSHFTYHLDLLAPKQSLLFQWLGLELAHDAALELGGTLTADQSYQGQFKCSAIEDIKIIESTSEDIFGKYVYHPDGWLNVHSVAGHIGPLQVEGELLLNTSTFQIEAGKLKGVVAHLSRWKNPLDFPIEGSMQFISSFAGTVINPIIELKVSTDHLKVGNESLEDVEGQFTFIKTNKQALKGQLFLSFIYNQLKFKIDNPWQWNEQQIHLKDIYAEYGNEKLTGNLHYKLETKTLIGHLEASIKNSYLLQKYLNIDLLTSSNLSLKFYDTSPSEDKKELQNMDFAWQVGKARYDNFYLEEAIFSGNITNAFSLPQADLHLKATKAYSSSGALIGLNAETKVEMTKDYWPFRISIQEDEESILAAQAHGFWKLNSEELAVKIELFQGQLKKKPFHLQKAFTFTRYNNFFELSPLSLRIGTGHLFFTLEHQKENAYAAARFQFQDLPAELFYPLHLQAPLVGYLQGEIDLLGNPENLKGHLRAHLSQIRLADDPLDSPTSLEARIVGTILENHMAASAQIIGLTQKPIEIDARLPIHLSINPLDIQINEYDSLLVHLAAEGEISPFLPLFEIESSSISGHTSIALDVTGSINDLHTRGDIIIKDGSFESPTTGAAFHHLNAKIEANNKILTLQEFEAFDMNEGAIRGSGRLELKKELAFPFTLNLQLAHIKLLNLDFAKALASGEAIIKGNARQAKVTGHLTTDSLQITIPEQAPALAYSVDVRYINVPEGETSPLLNSSQPAWPVELDMQIDIAPNTAIKSKALASLWQGGIKVKGTPQAPQLFGDVKIIEGDYNFNGKTFDIKEGTISFAGEPDKKTNLYVIASKDLGKMVAEVILKGSVKNPSIAFRSNPPMSQREILSWILFGRGVTDITPFQGAELSQSISNLSKEGNKGPDVLTRIRDSIGLDRIDINKSEGEESNEVSIQVGKYISRGVFVSLNKSITSEVNEISVEANLWRNIKARAQVGDDSSAQLQLKWKRDY
- a CDS encoding autotransporter assembly complex family protein — translated: MIASFFKILCLIMFIVILNLSLYAIEAYQVVFQGVSSQQTLSLLQTISKTVELQNSPPSTNRGLKRRAEADLPLLIKALHSQAYYQAKVNVEINFNKQTAQVVFKIDTGPIYPLASFEILPSDLKSDLTSLYTDGDKAELGLTLGRPAFPKSILDAEELLILKLEREGYPLAKIVDREVIADQSTHSIYVVLRVNTGPKCYFGEVKFLGLQRVSSEFVSKKIAWHLGDIYHPTPIERTHGALEATGLFSSISLTHLDSASQEGLLPIEIEVLEGKHRSIAAGIGYSTDDGIGILGEWEHRNIRGRGEKLSFKALMAQRLQEGTLAYVIPDFQRSKQDLIWLAEFQRQTTKGFHASSFSVSGILERQLNDYTRLSYGGMFKRLRDTHSDNNGNFNLFKIPFQLRWKKTNNILDPTQGLALHVKIIPSLQILHPKFAYCINTFTGFIYLPLTADKRFVFAAKGTFGSIFGKKRHTIPPSERFYAGNENLLRGYHFMTVSPLHDNEPIGGRSMMIYSLEGRWRATETWGGVIFYDFGNVFKNYLPQFNKQILQSAGIGLRYNTPVGPLRIDLAVPLHRRYHIDEKFQVYLSIGQAF
- the hemL gene encoding glutamate-1-semialdehyde 2,1-aminomutase; this encodes MLARPKSLEIYRRLCEVIPGGVNSPVRSCQNMHQPPLVVERAWQDLLYDADGHAYIDYCGSWGALIHGHAHPPIIEAAQRRMALGSTFGITTSIEEELARYVITLIESIDKIRFVSSGTEATMSAIRLARGYTQRELIIKFVGNYHGHADFFLVQAGSGVAGFLPQASSQGIPPEIVRHTICLPYNDIEGCRQVMRDSRTRERIAAVILEPIAGNMGVVPATQEFIQMLRQETSAAGALLIFDEVMTGFRVGLKGAQGLYGVCPDLTTFGKIIGGGFPAAAFGGRRDIMDCLAPLGSVYQAGTLSGNPVAMEAGLQALKLLNQENFYEELLRKANLITKPIQEYLLSTGKQACIQQVGSMFTLFFGSKKVTHFGDTKLLDNDMFARFFRYLFANGVYIPPLHIEAWFVSQAHREENLIKTRDLILRFLKKEMP
- a CDS encoding hydantoinase/oxoprolinase family protein, with the protein product MKINQKYKIGIDIGGTNTDVVLVDSDNEVIACAKTATTPDLNTGIKTALKQILDEASIIREDITGIFLGTTQVANAIHQQDNLYRVGVIRIAGHHPQSLPSCLLWPPALKKSMYVDTITINGGFECHGDPITPINPAEIRAALKELLKKNIESLAVIGVYASLNSHHELLVKEIAQEMTQGELPISLSHQIGGAGFIERENSTILNAALKQVMPTAFKNLVAICGDLGIACPLWITQNDGSVADLANANEYPIFTISAGPTNSFIGGSRLAQKEDAIVIDIGGTSTDIGIVRKGIPRRCFNNSCIGGVTLNFPMPDVYSIALGGGSQIEITQEKIHIGPKSCGNKTFSQSLSFGGKQLTLTDIALALGYVDIAGARPQNVSLPRKGCKAVIDEVVKQIYELISKIGPEERSLPVIMIGGGSALLPQHLFDGRFIIPPYAHYANAFGAALATISATIDTVVSLEHRQETLEELQQQAIQAAIQKGADFKTVSIVDIEILPYHYIPNRMARVIVKASGNQPRTI
- a CDS encoding DUF917 domain-containing protein translates to MKKLTLQNLDDLAIGSAILGSGGGGDSTYAYMMARYEMEKKASLSILNYSDLKPEALVIPIGFMGAPTVEMEKIVTGRDYVELFKIVEKNLNKKITAIMPFEIGGHNAFTPIITGLQMGLPVLDADMMGRAFPEAQMSSGHLYGVSPNPGFISDSLDNAVVIHAKNTFALEKIGRSATIAMGSIAAFAFYPITGARARECTVPNSISRAINLGKAHRSAKEKGEDPLEAILNHCKGIFIGSGKITDIDREISKGFLQGSITIQNAKDKIELIFQNEYLLAKINSKIIATTPDILMLLEQETGAPITSELLQYGLRVNLIALPAPDIWTTPQGLALVGPRKFGYETDYKPIHKARPKSSVLSITT